CTTCAAAATTCAGCGGAAGCAAAGAAAGTTAGGTGGGGATCAACTGCCCGTAAATGCCCGATTGGTGCGGGCTAATAATCAGTGGGGATGAACAAAACCCACACTGATTAAAGTTTCACTTTATTATCTTTGACAAAAATATGTCATGTCGTGAAATTTTATTTCATAAAATAAGAAAGAGTAATTGATTTTTAGTTTCTTAAAGTTATAATAAAAGTGTGAAATATAATTTCAAAGAGGGTGGCAATATGTTAGAAAATTTATCGACAGAACATCGTAATGAGAAAACAATGAATTTGGATGAGATGAGCATAAAAGAAGTGTTGCAAAGTATGAATGAAGAAGATCGAACTGTTGCGTTAGCAGTTGAAAAAGAGATAGAACAAATTGAAAAGGTTGTACAGACTGTTATTAAATCTTTTGAAGAAGAGGGACGTTTAATTTACATTGGTGCTGGTACGAGTGGTCGTTTAGGTATTCTAGATGCAGTGGAATGTCCGCCGACATTTGGCACGGATGATAAAATGGTGCAAGGATTTATAGCAGGTGGATTGAAAGCGTTTACTAAAGCGGTGGAAGGTGCCGAAGATCGCGAAGAGTTAGCAGAAGAAGATTTAAAAAGTATTGGATTAAATGAGAAAGATACAGTGATTGGAATTGCTGCAAGTGGCAGAACTCCTTACGTAATTGGCGGCTTGAAATACGCACAGAGTGTAGGAGCGAGTACAGCGAGTATTTCTTGTAATAAAAATGCTGAAATAAGTAAATATGCAAAGTTAAATGTGGAAGTAGAGACAGGTGCAGAAATATTAACAGGATCAACGCGTTTAAAAGCTGGTACAGCACAAAAATTAGTGTTGAATATGATTTCAACAGCTTCGATGATTGGTGTAGGAAAAGTATATAAAAACTTAATGGTAGATGTTCAATCCACAAATGAAAAGTTAGTAGAACGGTCAAAACGAATTATTGTGGAAGCAACAGGCGCTAGTTATGAAGTAGCGGCAGAGTATTATGAAAAGGCAGAACGTAACGTAAAAGCTGCCATTGTTATGGTGTTGTTGCAGTGTGAATATGGGGAAGCACTGGAGAAACTAAAATACGCTAAAGGGTTTGTGAAGAAAGCACTATAAAATAATAGGGAGGGGGATTCTATTATGAAGAAAGAAGAGAGAATGGCCAAGGAAATTTCGGAGCAACTTGGAGGAATAAAAAATATTCGTAGTATTGCTCATTGTATGACGAGACTACGATTAACGCTTCATGATGAAAGTAAAGTAAATATGGACCTTTTAAAAAAAGTTGAAGGCGTTATGGGTGTTATAGAAGATGAGACGCTTCAAGTTGTCGTTGGTCCAGGAACAGTAAATAAAGTAGCAGCTGAAATGGAAGGCTTAACAGGACTACGAATTGGTGAGGTAGCAGATCATCACCTTGAAGATATTGGGCAAGAGATGAAATCAGAGATTAAGAAGAAAAATAATACACCGGTGAAAAACTTTTTACGAAAAATAGGAAGTATTTTCATTCCGTTAATTCCAGGACTTGTTGCGTCAGGAATTATAAACGGGGTTGCTAACTTTGCGAAAAACGCTGGTGCTGATCCAAATGCAACGTGGTTACAAATGTTACTACTCATTGGCGGCGGTATCTTTACATTCTTAGGAATTTTAGTCGGTTGGAATACAGCGAAAGAGTTCGGCGGGACACCGGTTCTTGGGGCAATTGCTGGCATTTTAATTTTCAACCCAGCGATGGCAAACGTAAAATTGTTTGGTGAAGCATTAGTGCCCGGACGTGGCGGATTGTTCGCAGTTATTTTTGCAGCATGGCTTATGGTTGTAGTGGAAAGACAAGTTCGAAAAGCAGTGCCGAATGCAATTGATATTATCGTGACACCACTCATTACTGTATTAGTTGTAAGTATCGTAACGATGTTAGCCATTCAGCCATTAGCAGGTTTCTTATCAGATGGTATTACGAGCGGAATTAATGCTATTTTAAATATTGGCGGAGCATTTGCTGGCGCAGTACTTGCGGGAACATTTTTACCTCTCGTTATGGTCGGATTGCATCACGGTTTAACACCAATTCATATGGAATTTATTAATCAAACACACGTAACACCTTTATTACCAGTACTCGCAATGGCTGGTGCTGGCCAAGTAGGCGCAGCAATTGCGATTTATGTGAAAACAAAAAACAAACGACTTCGAAATGTAATTAAAGGTGGATTGCCAGTTGGCTTTTTAGGAATTGGTGAGCCGTTATTATACGGGGTTACATTACCACTTGGGAAACCGTTTATTACTGCTTGTTTAGGAGCGGCTGTCGGTGGTGCTTTCCAAGCAGTTATGCAAACGGCTTCACTTGGAATTGGCGTATCAGGGCTATCTTTAATTCCGTTAATTGCTGACAATAAATATTTACTATATTTCTTAGGTTTAGTAATTGCATATACTTTCGGATTTATCTTTACGTACTTCTTCGGATTTAAAGAAGAAATGGCAGAAAACGTATAGAGAAAGGGATTCCTTTCTCTTTTTCTATTAATAGAAAGGGAGATTTATATGATCGGAGTTTCCATTTATCTTTCAAAAGAACGAGTAGAGAAACAAGAAGAGTGGCTAAAAGTAGCGAAGGAAAATGGGTTTACATCTATTTTTACATCACTGCACATTCCAGAAGATGATCCAAATACGTATAAAGAGTTAATTCAAATATTAGGGAAAAAAGCTCTTGCACATGAAATGGAGCTAATGGTTGATGTTTCTCCAAAATCGTTACACCATTTAGGGCTAACATATGAAAATGTGGAAGAGTTATTGAACTGGGGCATTACCGGTTTAAGAATGGACTATGGCATCACGCCAAAAGAAATCGCCCGCGTATCTCACAAGATGAAAGTAGCTTTAAATGCGAGTACGATTACAAAGTCATTTTGGAAAGAGTTACTTGCAGAACATATAAGAGTAGAGAATGTAGAAGCGTGGCATAATTTTTACCCACGTCCAGAGACGGGACTAGCAAAGTCCTTCTTACAAAAACAAAATCAATATTTACAGAAGTGCGGAATAAAGACGATGGCATTTATTCCAGGAGATGCGGAAAAACGTGGTCCGTTATATGAGGGGTTACCAACGTTAGAAAAACATCGCAATATGCGCCCGCTTGAAGCGTACTTAGAACTTGTACAAGATTGTGGTGTTGATAAAGTATTGATTGGAGATATAAGCGCAAGTTTAGAAAGTATGCAAGAAGTAGCTAGTGCAAGTAGAGGGATTATTCCATTGCGTTACAAATCATTTATAACTGATAAAGAAGTATTAAAAGTGGTAGAGCAAGTGCATACAAATAGACTAGATCCGTCTCGTGATGCTATTCGATCTGTAGAATCAAGGGAAGGAAATAGAGTGATGTTACAGCCGATGCATACAATTGTAAGAAAGAAAGGTAGCATTACAATTGATAATGAATTGTACGGTAGATATGCAGGAGAGATGCAAGTTGCCACACATGATTTACCTGTAGATGAGAAAGTGAATGTTGTTGGAATGGTTGTAGAAGAGGATATTTCTTTATTGCCGTATGTTGGCGCTGGAAAAATGTTTCAACTTTTTTGTGCGATAGAGTAAAAGCTTGAATTAGCGCTATTTTGTAAGAAAACATTATCCGTAAAAGGGATAATGTTTTTTGTTTTCTTTAAAAAAGTATTTGACGAATGAATTGAAATACCGTATTGTTTTGACTTGTAAATAAAAGTTCACTATAACAAAACGAAAAGGAGAGTTCAAAATGAACCAATATATTGGGAATTTAATTATTCGTATCGTGTTAGGAGTAACGTTCTTTGCGCACGGTTTAGCGAAGTTTCAATCAGGTATCGATAACGTAGCAGGATGGTTTACAAGCATCGGCTTACCAGGTGGCCTTGCATACGGCGTAGCAACAGTTGAATTAGTTGGTGGTATATTATTAATTATCGGTTTAGGTGTACGATATGTAGGATTGTTATTCGCTCTTATTTTAGCTGGAGCTATCGTAAAGGTAAATGGAGCAGCAGGTTTATTAGGAGATGGAAAGAATCCAGGATATGAATTAGATCTTGCATTATTATCAATGGGTGCGTATTTATTCGTAGTAAAAGCAGAAGGATATGTAGATCGTTTCTTAAAAGAGAAAGTAATGAAAACGAAGTAAATTTTATTTATAAATGTTGACTTGAAGAAATATTGTAACTATAATGATTACAACTAATGAATTACGAATGAAACAATTTAAATATTTTTTTACACAAGATGTAACTACATTGGTTACGTCTTGTGTAAAAATAAATAAACGGGAGGAAGTAATATGCCTAAATCAAATTTAGAAATTATTAAAAGCACGTATGAAGGATCAGCTTCTTCAAATGCAAAGCATTTAGCAGAAGCCTTCTCTGAAAAAGTGGAATGGACAGAGGCAGAAGGGTTCCCGTATGGCGGAACATATAAAGGCGTAGAAGCTATAATGGAAAATGTATTTAGCCGTTTAGGATCAGAATGGGATGATTATAAAGCAAGTGTAAATACGTATCATGAAGTAAACGGAAAAGATGTAATTATTGCTGAAGGTGTTTATTCAGGAATTTATAAAGAAACGGGAAAATCATTTGAAGCAGAATTTGTTCATGTATGGCAACTTGAGAACGGAAAAATTGTGAAGTTTAAGCAATATGTAGATAGTCATATTGTTAGGGAAGCGATGAAGAGATAATGCTTTTTAAATGGATCGTAGGTATATGCATTACAATTATAGTAATTTTCTCGTCTATAGTTGGCGGAAAGAAATTGCTTGCATATGTGGAAAAAGAAAATAAAAATATTCAAATCGAGCGAGCGGCAAACGAAAAAGAGAAAAAAGCTGCAGAAGAAGCTCCGCAAATTAGTGAAGGTGAAATTATTTCTACTATGCATAAAATGGTGCACCAAAAGGTAAAATCCTCTGAAAAATGGGGATTTGTAGAGATGACAAAAAAGGAGATTTCTAATGTAAAAAGAGATATTGAAAATAGTACAGGTTTTCAATATAAAATGAAGTTATTTTCTATTATAAATAGATGGGAAAAAGGAGATTTTTCTCAAACTGTTGAGGAGCATAACTTTTTATGGAGCCTTCAAGGTGGAGATACTGGCAAGGCGACGGAACGTTTATCGCCAGAAGAGGAAAAGCAGTATATAAAAGAAATGAAGAGTAAATAAAAACATCGCCAACCCAGATGACGATGTTTTTTCATTAAGAATGTTTTCGTATTAAAGGTCTAGTTGGCTGAACGGCAACAGTTTTGAAATGAGAAAATAAATAACATCCTGTTACAACGACCATTGTCCCTACAATTTGTATCCACGTTAATTCTTCACCGAGGAAAAGGAATGCTAAAATCGCTGTGAAAATCGGATTGAAGTTTAGAAAAATCCCGGATGTCGTAGCTCCTAATTTTTGTACACCAATATTCCAAAATACCATACAAAGAACTGTCGAAATAAGCCCAGTATATAAAAGTGATGTGATGAAAGAAGTATTTATATTTGAAACAGTGAAGCTACCTATGTTAAACGGTAGTAATAAAATAACGCCGAAAATACCAGAGTACAACGTTGCCATAAGTGGTGTAGTTGTTTTTGTTGCCCATTTACTACAAACAGAATAGATTCCCCAAATACAAACTGCTGCAATCATCCATAAATCGCCACTATTAAAATGTAGTGAAAATAAAAGCGAGAAATCACCTTTTAATAGGACGAGGATAACCCCGAAGAATGAAAGAATCATGGATAGAATTTGAAGTGTATTTACTTTTTCTTTTAGAAATAATACTGAAAATAGTGCAATGGAAATCGCATTTAATGTAGAAATAAGTCCTACATTCGTTGCGGATGTTTTTTCTAGTGCTAGAAATTGAAAGATGTTAAAAAGAGCGACCCCTGAAATTCCCATGAGTATTAACGGAAGTATGGCAGCGCGAGGTGGAATGATTTTCTTTTCTTTAAACCATACCATCGGTAATAAACAAACGATCGCAATCATCCATCTTAAGCTTGTAAGTGTCATCGGAGACGCGTGATCGACGAGTGATTTTCCAACGACGAAATTTCCTCCCCATAATAAGCTCGTTAGTAATAATAAAAAGACATAAAAATAAGGCATATAAAAATCCCCTTTGTTGTAATCAATATGAATTGTAAATAATTTTAGCATTTTTCTTTATTATGTAATATATTCTTTTGTATAATGGGGAAAAGTCGATAAAATATTTTGTTTTGGATGATATTTACAGAAAGATATTCGGTTTTATATAGGTTATAAGTTGTTTTTTCGAATAATCATCGGTAAGAAAAAGGGGGAATTTTGATGGAGTCGTCAGTTATTAAAGTGTTAGATGATTTAGACGTACAAATTTTAGATATATTGCAGAAGGAGTCTCAAGTAAGTAATGCAGAGCTTGCGCGACGCGTTAATTTATCGCCAGCTGCGATGCATGCGAGAATAAAAAGATTAGATGGAGAAGGGTTCATTGATAAGCTAGTAGCCATTTTAAATCAAGAAAAGCTTGGTTTTGATTTGTTATGCTTCATTTTTATGAGCACGAATATTCATCAATCGGATAAACTGGAAGTGCTGGAAAAAGAATTAGAAGCAATGCCTGAAGTGTTAGAATGTCACTGTTTAACAGGAGAGTATGATTATTTATTAAAAGTTGCAAATCGTGATCGTAAAGAGTTGGAGCAGTTTATTAGAAAGCTGAATAAGCTTGGTATTACAAGGATACAGACGAGTTTGGCACTTCGTGAAATTAAATATTCAACAGTATTGCCGATACGAGATGAGGAACCAAGCATCGATTAGATTGCTTGGTTTTTTGTTTGTATAAAGTGATTGACGAGAAGAAAAGAGAGATGTATTATTATATAAAATTATGTATTAAAATTCATTTTAGGTTATAAATATTAATATCGGGGGCAAGGGGAGAGCATATGAAAATCTGTAATGCGGTTACGAGTGATGTGAAAGAAATTTATAGTCTTATTGAGGTTTATGCAAAAGAGGGAGTTGTTTTACCACGTTCTCTTTTGTCTCTTTATCAATATTTGCAATGTTTATATGTTATGAAAGAAGAAGAGAAAGTTGTTGGAGTTGCTGGTTTACATGTGTTAGGAGAGGACCTTGCAGAAGTTCGGTCGTTAGTCGTTTCGCATACATATGCAGGGAAAGGAATCGGGCGTATGTTAGTAAATCATGTAATAAATGAAGCAGTGAAAATAAAAGTAAGTAGAGTCATTTCTTTAACATATGAAACAGAATTTTTTCAAAAGTGTGGATTTGATTTTGTGAATAGAGATGCGCTACCAGAGAAAGTATGGGTTGATTGTAGACATTGTCCAAAGGTTGATTATTGTGATGAGGTGGCGATGATTCGATATGTTGGATGAAATAAAAGGAAAAAAGAGCAGCTAGCAAAAGCTAACTGCTCCATTCAAGGGATCTCTCCAAGGGGGAGTGGAGAAAATATTATGTTACTAGCATTATTGACAGATTATTAGGAAATATACAAATCGGATGAAAGAAATTTTAAATAAACTTTCGGCATTGACAGTTTTTAAAATGTTCATGTACAATACATATGAATGACATTCAGTCATTTTTGAAAATAGCAGGATGTAGTTTGCTTGGAAACGGAACAAATATAAATGGTAAATGAGGATGATATTTGTTTTTATATAGTATTGATGAAAGAGTATATTTTTTTAAAACAAAAATGACTGATAGTCAGTCATAAGAGGTGAGAGGTATGAAAAATAAAGCTTGGTTATATGTCATATTAACATGTATCTTTGAAATTTTTTGGGTGTTTGGTTTTAATACGGCCAATACTTGGTGGCATTGGATCGTTATTTTAGGAGTTATTGCTGTTGATTTTTACTTTCTTTCTAAAGCTTGTGAACATCTTGCAACAGGAACTGTATATGCTGTTTTCGCCGGAGCTGGTACGGTAGGTACTTTCTTAATGGATGTATTTCTTTTCGGTGGAAGTTTCAGTGCAGGTAAACTATTCTTCATTCTTATGGTAGTAGCCGGTGTTATCGGTTTAAAGTTAGCTGACAATAAAGAAGAAACTGTGGAAGGAGCTGCTTAAAAATGGGTTGGTTTTTCGTATTGTGTGCTGCAATTAGTGAAATAGTCGGTGTGATAGGACTTAAAATGTATAGTAAAGATAAGACATTAGCCAATGGTGCGATTTATATAGGTGGGTTTGCTACATCCTTCGCATTTTTGTATACATCTTTCTTATTTTTACAAGTCAGTGTCGCGTATGCGGTTTGGATTGGTATTGGAACAGCGGGAGCCGTTTTATTAAACATGTTCTTGTTTGGTGAGTCGAAAAGTAAAGCACGTATCATTAGTGTGGCTCTTATTGTATGCGGAGTGACAGGATTAAAGGCACTTTCTTAAAGATATATTGTATTTTTATCTCCTAATTGTTTATTAGGAGATTTTATTATAAAAAAATGACTTCCTCTTAGAGTTCACTATCATTGACAGTACAATCGATTATCTTATAAAATGAGTGACAGTCATTCAATATGCGTGTGAAAGGGTTTAGATGATGAATAAAAAAGAGAAAATTGTCTATGCAGCTATTGAAGTGTTTCAGGAGAAGGGCGTCGAAAAAACGAAGATTTCTGATATCGTGAAATTAGCTGGCATTGCGCAAGGAACTTTCTATTTATATTTTCCTTCTAAGCTATCTGTTATGCCTGCAATAGCAGAAGTGATGGTTGAAAAGATGATACTTGCAGTGAAAGAAAAAGTACAAAAAGATGTACCTTTTTCAAATAAAGTGGCACAAGTAATTGATGCGGTGTTTCACTTTATAGAGGAATACCGTGAAATACAAGCTTTAATGTATGCGGGTCTTGCATCTACTGAACATATAAAAGAGTGGGAAGCTGTATATGAGCCTCTTTATATGTGGTTAAGCGAATTTTTAAGTGAGGCGAAAGAAGCTGGTGAAATTCGTGATTCGGTTCACGCAGAACGAACAGCGAAGTTATTTATCGCTCTTGTTGAATCAGCAGCGGAACAAGTGTATTTATATGATCATAAAGATGATGAGCAGGTGGATTTGCAAAAGGAAGAAGTACTAGATTTTTTAACACATGCACTACATATAAAGAAGTAGTAAGATGAACCTGTCTGAGAAGGTAGGTTCATTTTTGAGGAAAAATGAATGATAGTCATTCACCTAATACTTATGTATGTGTGGAAGGATAGAGTGAAATTCTAATGAGTGGAGGCATCTCTACTCATGATTAGCCCACAAATAGCAGGATAAAGAAAAAGCTTCTTGGGCATTATTTTTTGAGAGGAGCTTACGGGAAGAGGTGTTAAAAGTGAAGAAACCGATAAAAGAACAAAAGATGGTACTGGTCATTCTTTTGAGTAATATATTTATCGCTTTTCTAGGGATTGGATTAATCATTCCGGTTATGCCGTCCTTTATGAATGACATGCATTTAACAGGGAAGACGATGGGGTATCTCGTTGCAGTGTTTGCAATGGCTCAGCTTATTGCTTCACCTATTACAGGCCGGTGGGTTGATCTTTACGGTAGGAAGAAAATGATAATCATTGGATTATTTATTTTTGGTGTTTCAGAGCTTCTTTTTGGATTAGGAAAAGATGTGTGGATGCTTTATGTAGCGAGGGTGTTAGGCGGAATTAGTGCTGCTTTTATTATGCCTGGTGTTACGGCATATGTTGCGGATATTACATCTATTCAGGAACGTCCAAAGGCGATGGGATACTTATCTGCGGCTATTAGTACTGGATTCATTATAGGGCCTGGAATCGGCGGATTTATTGCAGAATACGGTATACGTGTGCCGTTTTTTGTTGCAGCAGCAATTGCCTTTATAGCATGTGTGATTTCGATATTTATTTTAAAAGAACCTTTAACGAAAGAAGAGCTTGCAGAGATTTCTTCTAATACGAAAGAATCAAGCTTTATTGGTGATTTAAAGAAATCATTACATCCAATGTATGCAATTGCATTTATTATCGTATTTGTACTCGCATTCGGATTATCAGCATATGAAACTGTGTTTAGTCTGTTCTCTGATCATAAATTTGGATTCACACCGAAAGATATCGCAGCAATTATTACAATTAGTTCAATCTTTGGGGTAGTTGTGCAAGTATTTATGTTTGGCAAATTGGTAGACATGTTCGGTGAGAAAGTATTAATTCAAATATGTTTAATTGTAGGTGCAGTGTTAGCATTCGTCTCAACTGTAGTCTTTAATTATTGGATTGTACTTCTCGTTACGTGCTTTATTTTCCTTGCATTTGATTTACTTCGTCCAGCTTTAACGACGTTTTTATCAAAAGCAGCTGGAAAAGAGCAAGGATTCGTTGCTGGGATGAACTCGACTTATACGAGTTTAGGAAATATCGCAGGACCAGCGATGGGCGGAATATTATTTGATATGAATATTCATTATCCATATGCATTTTCAGGCGTTGTTTTAATAGTTGGTCTCGGCATTACATTTATGTGGAGAGAGAAACAGTTGGCTGAAAGTTTTGCGAAGTAATGAGAATAAAGAATGATTGGAAAGCCCCTTTTTGTAAGGGGCTTTTTTGCATGTTAATACATGGATGGCTGTATCCATAACTTCGCAAAATTTGCCCAGCCGAATGAATCAATTGTTACGTTTTTTAAAGAAGAAGGGTATGTTTTTCTTTTTAAAACGTGATAGTTAAATAAAATGATGTGCTCTACTTGTAAAAATTCTTCGATTTCATACATGAGCTCATAGCGTTCTTCTTTATTTGCCTCTAATAAAAATGTATCAAGTAAACAGTTAATTTGTTTTTCATAGTGCGGATCCATGAACCGATTTACGAAGCAACTTTTATTTTTAAACACATTTAAGAATGCGAGTTCATGGTCAGCAGCAAATACTTCTCCCATGAAAATAATATCGGCATGTGTATCGATAGAACGATCCATATAATCTGAAACGAGAAATGGGTGAAGTTCTACATGTATGCCTAATTGTTCGCAACGTTCTTTTAGGAAATATGCGTCATTTGCACTGTCTTTAAATGCGAAGAAATAAATATGAATCGTTTCTCCGTTATAGGTGCTCTTTTTTAAATACTCTTTCGCTTTTTCTAAAGAGTAGGACCTTTTAGTAGCTTGGCGGCTTCTATCAGGGAAGAAGCTTGATGCAGCAATTGTTCGTCTACCCTCTATGTTACGAAGTATCATTTCAACATCATATAGTTCTCTCCAAGCTTTTCGAAAGTAAATGTCGTGATGAGGACCAGGTTTTGTAAAGTTGAAGCCAGCATAAATACAGCCTATTTCTTCTATTTGTATATCATGCCTTTCATTTTCCTCTTCGTTTGGTAGTTCATAATCAGCATCTATTTGCACATGGTCAGGAATACCCCAAAATTCAATACGGTCTAATAACGCGCGCTCTTTAAAATAATGGGTGAACGCTTCGAGTACGATATTATCTTCAGAGTAATGAGCAAGTTTGAAAGGTCCAGTACCTATATAATGATTATTTTGAATACTAGCATCACGCGGTAAAATTGCGAGCTGCATTGAACTTACATAGTGTAAGAAAAATAGATTTGGTTTTGCTAAATGGAATTGAATTTGCAGTGTTGATGGTGTTTCAATTTGAACAATTTCTTCTGTTAACCAATCGAAAGGAGAGTGAACTTGCTTTAATCGTTCAAATGAAAATTGTACATCTTTAGAAGTTAAAACTGTTTCGTTATGAAAATATACATCCTTTCGTAAATAAAAAGTCCATGTAAGCCCGTCTTCACTTAATTCCCACGTATGCGCAATGTGTGGTTCCATTTTTTCAGTAACATCGTTATAAACGACTAACGTATCAAAAATTTGACTCGTAAGATGGCTTTCTGTAGTTACAGCTACAAAAGCTGGATCTAATGGAAATATCTTTCTCGATATAGGAATCTTTAATATGTCGTACATATCATTTGAAGGTTCGTATCCAAAATGATGATGTAGTTTATTTTCTATCTTTTTTTGAAGTGCAAGGGGGAGGGGGCCTTTTAAAAGAAGAAAAACGTCTTTTAATTTTTCTTTCGCTAACAGTTCATCTGCATAGGATTCAATCGCTTCTACGAAATTATGTGAAAATAGAATTTCCGTTTTATTTCCGCGTCCTCGTCCTGGAGTCCAGCTAATTAATTGCTCCTCGCTCATTTTCTTTAATAAAATCTTTACGTTTTTCGTACTGCAATATAAAACATCTGCTAATTCTTGTAAGCTATTTCGTATATGTTGTTGATCTTGTGCATGTAATCTTAATCGAATGTAATAGTCCATAATTTTCATATATACACTTCCTTCTATCATAAAAGGGGAAACTCTTTAGAATATTCTAACCTTTTTCTTCCTTTTTTTCAAAGTAAAATAAGTAAGCATAAGGAGGGGAAACAATGGGATTTTGGAGTATGCATCGAAATATAAAAATTAGAATTATAACATCATTTTTAACACGTACTGTGTCCACGATGATTTTTCCATTTATGGCGATTTATTTTTCAATAAAGTTAGGTAGTGCGATTGCTGGTGCGTTACTACTCATTAATGTCATAGCTTCATTAGTAATTGGTTTATACGGTGGATATGTTGGAGACCGGCTTGGGCGTAAAAAGGTTATGATTATCGGTCAAAGTATACAAGTCATTTCCATTGCTTGTATGGGAGTTGCGAATTCGGATTACATTGACTCACCATGGCTAACATTTGTGTTTATGTTAGTGAATAGTTTAGGGTCTGGACTTATGAATCCTGCGACAGAGGCGATGTTAATTGATGTGAGTACACCTGAAAATCGAAAAGTGATGTACAGCATTAGTTACTGGGCTATTAATTTATCGATTGCCATTGGAGCGATATTTGGAGGATTACTATTTGAAAACTATAGACTACAATTGTTTATCGTATTAACGCTTGTTGCCATTATGACTTTATATGTGATGGCTGTGTATATGGAAGAAGTGTATGTAGCACGAAAAACGGTGGAGAAGAAAAATGTATTAAAAGATATGGTAGATAGTTATAAAGTCGTGATGAAAGATAAAGCATTTTTAATTTTTTGTGCAGCGAGTATATGTACATTATCGTTAGAGTTTCAAATTAATAATTATTTAGGGGTACGTTTGCAGAAGGAATTTGAAACGGTGCACTTTTTATTCGGGGATGGTTTTACGTTTGATTTAACAGGTATTCGCATGTTGAGCTGGATTTCTGCAGAGAATACAATTTTAGTTGTGTTATGTTCAGCACTTCTTATTAAAATGCTGAAAAGCTTCAATGATTTGAAAATCTTATATGTAGGCTTATTCATTTACACGATTGGATTTACAATACTCGGAACAAGCAATAGTTTATGGATTTTATTAATTGCAGGGCTGTTCCAAACGGTAGGGGAGATGATGTATGTGCCAGTACGTCAATCTATTATGGCAGATATAGTGCCAAATGAGGCAAGAGGCTCATACATGGCGATTAACGGAATGGTCTTTCAAGTGGCAAAAATGAACGGAGCATTAGGTGTTATGCTAGGTTCATTTCTTGCATCTTGGGGCATGAGTGCTCTGTACTTTATCGTGGGTATGAGCAGTATTTTATTATTTATGAAGGCGATTGGGAGAGAGAAGTATGAGGGGGAGGCTTCTCAGATTGGATAAAATGATATGAAAAGCG
This genomic interval from Bacillus thuringiensis contains the following:
- a CDS encoding MDR family MFS transporter, which translates into the protein MGFWSMHRNIKIRIITSFLTRTVSTMIFPFMAIYFSIKLGSAIAGALLLINVIASLVIGLYGGYVGDRLGRKKVMIIGQSIQVISIACMGVANSDYIDSPWLTFVFMLVNSLGSGLMNPATEAMLIDVSTPENRKVMYSISYWAINLSIAIGAIFGGLLFENYRLQLFIVLTLVAIMTLYVMAVYMEEVYVARKTVEKKNVLKDMVDSYKVVMKDKAFLIFCAASICTLSLEFQINNYLGVRLQKEFETVHFLFGDGFTFDLTGIRMLSWISAENTILVVLCSALLIKMLKSFNDLKILYVGLFIYTIGFTILGTSNSLWILLIAGLFQTVGEMMYVPVRQSIMADIVPNEARGSYMAINGMVFQVAKMNGALGVMLGSFLASWGMSALYFIVGMSSILLFMKAIGREKYEGEASQIG